A section of the Pimelobacter simplex genome encodes:
- a CDS encoding AAA family ATPase, with translation MADEVTWDGAAVPGERTRVLLAVLAEARGKAVGEERLIEEIWGDEPPANPTKALQVVVSRARSATAAEVVERAGHGYRLALDTGDVDVWTHDHAVEAARRAAAAGAWSEAVAHLPHLDGRPALAGRILSALGRHDEALPLLEAAGTGTGTGAGARDAARDDACLAALLRSEAAVRGVPAALARYESYRAGLADRLGVDPSPELQALHAELLLRDRPVRSGLSHYASSLVGRDDDLTRLRALVRTHRVVSIVGPGGLGKTRLAQLVAAEAEQPVVHVVELVGVVDPADVVSEVGSVLGVRDSVHGRKVLTPEQQRDVRSRIAQQLDQAPALLVLDNCEHLVEAVADLVAFLVAVTPSLRVLTTTRAPLAITAEHVFELSRLGAADASDLFRHRALAARPGVALPEAAVTEIAERLDGLPLAIELAAVKVRAMSVGDIATRLENRFALLRGGDRSAPDRHQTLLAVIDWSWNLLADRDRRALRRLSVFHDGFTLDAAESMLGADALVSVEELVAQSLLTLVDAGAGAPLRYRMLETVREFGRMQLVDAGEEAAAQRDHRDWALAVADRFGARLFTRDQVATVDAIAIEENNLADALRRALAGPDPDAVASLMAALGGFWSIRGEHARVIMLCEAVSAVLSEVPAAPERADQTRAALCLTLVNSWIAQLDVLDDLLAELARLGPGTTSPRVAAMTTVVLGASAPAASPLLSPSDALIHDPDPLVRGVALQWRSHERENIGDPEAAIEAAEEALVLATDDGGPWTRAVLHAQLAGLYSQVGRLSAAEPHARAAVPILVRLGAHEDALQAMTVAAVAWIERGDPDAAERVLDEVLARTDLVSGGGGQVGARGTLLVTQAEIAFARGQVDEGCRIVEQAAEAMAAVRFPGMGIDTDIAPWRIYGNTVAILAFALHDRPAQGRELYRWLVAALPRVLDRDRTFVDVPVVGLMLFAFGTWALRFGTLRPAEAVRVLTLAERMSYPRFVPSLSWDRAVARCEEAAPGELALLAAEYGERRGPDLMDETRDVVARLLG, from the coding sequence CTGGCCGACGAGGTCACCTGGGACGGCGCGGCCGTCCCCGGTGAGCGCACCCGCGTCCTCCTCGCCGTGCTGGCCGAGGCCCGCGGCAAGGCCGTGGGCGAGGAGCGCCTGATCGAGGAGATCTGGGGCGACGAGCCGCCGGCCAACCCGACCAAGGCCCTCCAGGTCGTGGTCTCCCGGGCCCGCTCGGCCACGGCCGCCGAGGTCGTCGAGCGCGCCGGGCACGGCTACCGGCTCGCGCTCGACACCGGGGACGTCGACGTCTGGACCCACGACCACGCGGTCGAGGCCGCCCGCCGGGCCGCCGCCGCGGGGGCCTGGAGCGAGGCCGTCGCCCACCTGCCCCACCTCGACGGCCGGCCCGCGCTGGCCGGCCGGATCCTGTCCGCGCTGGGCCGCCACGACGAGGCGCTCCCGCTGCTCGAGGCGGCCGGGACCGGCACCGGTACCGGGGCCGGCGCTCGCGACGCCGCCCGCGACGACGCCTGCCTGGCGGCGCTGCTGCGCAGCGAGGCCGCCGTCCGCGGCGTGCCGGCCGCGCTCGCCCGCTACGAGAGCTACCGCGCGGGCCTGGCCGACCGGCTCGGCGTCGACCCCTCGCCCGAGCTCCAGGCGCTCCACGCCGAGCTGCTGCTGCGCGACCGCCCGGTCCGCTCCGGGCTGAGCCACTACGCCAGCAGCCTGGTCGGCCGCGACGACGACCTGACCCGGCTGCGCGCGCTCGTCCGGACCCACCGCGTGGTCTCGATCGTGGGCCCCGGTGGTCTGGGCAAGACCCGGCTGGCCCAGCTGGTCGCGGCCGAGGCCGAGCAGCCGGTGGTCCACGTGGTCGAGCTCGTCGGTGTCGTCGACCCGGCCGACGTGGTCTCCGAGGTGGGCTCGGTGCTCGGCGTGCGCGACTCGGTCCACGGCCGCAAGGTGCTGACCCCCGAGCAGCAGCGCGACGTCCGCTCCCGGATCGCCCAGCAGCTCGACCAGGCCCCGGCCCTGCTGGTCCTCGACAACTGCGAGCACCTGGTCGAGGCGGTCGCCGACCTGGTCGCCTTCCTCGTCGCGGTCACCCCCTCGCTGCGGGTGCTGACCACGACCCGTGCGCCGCTGGCGATCACCGCCGAGCACGTCTTCGAGCTGAGCCGGCTCGGTGCGGCCGACGCGAGCGACCTGTTCCGGCATCGCGCGCTCGCCGCGCGCCCGGGCGTCGCCCTGCCCGAGGCCGCCGTCACCGAGATCGCCGAACGTCTCGACGGCCTGCCGCTGGCCATCGAGCTGGCCGCGGTCAAGGTCCGGGCGATGTCGGTCGGCGACATCGCGACCCGCCTCGAGAACCGGTTCGCGCTGCTGCGCGGCGGCGACCGCAGCGCCCCCGACCGGCACCAGACCCTGCTCGCCGTCATCGACTGGTCCTGGAACCTCCTCGCCGACCGCGACCGCCGCGCGCTGCGCCGGCTCTCGGTCTTCCACGACGGGTTCACCCTCGACGCGGCCGAGTCGATGCTCGGCGCCGACGCGCTCGTCAGCGTCGAGGAGCTCGTCGCCCAGTCGCTGCTGACCCTGGTCGACGCCGGCGCCGGCGCGCCGCTGCGCTACCGGATGCTCGAGACCGTCCGCGAGTTCGGCCGGATGCAGCTGGTCGATGCGGGCGAGGAGGCCGCCGCCCAGCGCGACCACCGCGACTGGGCGCTCGCCGTCGCCGACCGGTTCGGCGCGCGGCTCTTCACCCGCGACCAGGTCGCCACCGTCGACGCCATCGCGATCGAGGAGAACAACCTCGCCGACGCCCTGCGGCGGGCGCTGGCCGGGCCCGACCCCGACGCGGTCGCCTCGCTGATGGCCGCCCTCGGCGGCTTCTGGAGCATCCGCGGCGAGCACGCCCGCGTGATCATGCTCTGCGAGGCCGTCTCCGCCGTCCTGAGCGAGGTGCCGGCCGCGCCCGAGCGCGCCGACCAGACCCGGGCGGCGCTGTGCCTGACCCTGGTCAACTCGTGGATCGCCCAGCTCGACGTCCTCGACGACCTGCTCGCCGAGCTCGCCCGCCTCGGCCCCGGTACGACGAGCCCCCGCGTCGCCGCGATGACCACCGTCGTCCTCGGCGCGAGCGCCCCGGCGGCCAGCCCGCTGCTCTCGCCCTCCGACGCGCTGATCCACGACCCCGACCCGCTGGTCCGCGGTGTCGCGCTCCAGTGGCGCAGCCACGAGCGCGAGAACATCGGCGACCCCGAGGCGGCCATCGAGGCCGCCGAGGAGGCGCTGGTGCTCGCCACCGACGACGGCGGTCCCTGGACCCGGGCCGTGCTCCACGCCCAGCTGGCCGGGCTCTACAGCCAGGTCGGGCGCCTCAGCGCCGCCGAGCCGCACGCGCGGGCCGCCGTACCGATCCTGGTGCGGCTGGGTGCCCACGAGGACGCGCTCCAGGCGATGACCGTCGCTGCGGTCGCCTGGATCGAGCGCGGCGACCCCGATGCCGCCGAGCGCGTGCTCGACGAGGTGCTGGCGCGCACCGACCTCGTCTCCGGCGGCGGCGGTCAGGTCGGCGCCCGCGGCACGCTCCTGGTCACCCAGGCCGAGATCGCGTTCGCCCGCGGCCAGGTCGACGAGGGCTGCCGGATCGTCGAGCAGGCCGCCGAGGCGATGGCCGCGGTCCGGTTCCCGGGGATGGGCATCGACACCGACATCGCGCCGTGGCGGATCTACGGCAACACCGTGGCGATCCTGGCGTTCGCGCTCCACGACCGCCCGGCCCAGGGCCGCGAGCTCTACCGCTGGCTCGTGGCGGCGCTGCCGCGCGTCCTCGACCGCGACCGCACCTTCGTCGACGTACCGGTCGTGGGGCTGATGCTCTTCGCCTTCGGCACCTGGGCCCTGCGCTTCGGCACCCTGCGCCCGGCCGAGGCGGTCCGGGTGCTGACGCTGGCCGAGCGGATGTCCTACCCGCGCTTCGTGCCCTCGCTGTCCTGGGACCGCGCGGTGGCCCGCTGCGAGGAGGCCGCCCCCGGCGAGCTCGCCCTCCTCGCCGCCGAGTACGGCGAGCGCCGCGGGCCCGACCTGATGGACGAGACCCGCGACGTCGTCGCTCGCTTGCTGGGCTGA
- a CDS encoding ABC transporter permease, translating into MTALTDSPRTPLAARAVVVPEELASRPSLRETIDQTLAMAWRATKKMRRNPEQFFDVTIQPLLFTAMFAYIFGGAISGSVKDYLPLIIPGILAQTALTTCMAMGTQLREDMDKGVFDRFRSLPIARIAPLAGPALADVIRYMIAATLTILVGIAMGFRPGGGFLGTLGGWLLTIVAAWSLAWIFTWLGTVARSAQAVQGISMMIMFPLTFLSNAFVPAESLPGWLEAFVKVNPVSHVVTACRDLINEGQVTAEVGWALLGCAVVVAIFAPLAVRSYSRKI; encoded by the coding sequence ATGACCGCCCTCACCGACAGCCCCCGGACTCCCCTGGCCGCCCGCGCGGTCGTCGTACCGGAGGAGCTGGCGAGCCGCCCGTCCCTGCGCGAGACCATCGACCAGACCCTGGCGATGGCCTGGCGCGCGACCAAGAAGATGCGCCGCAACCCGGAGCAGTTCTTCGACGTCACGATCCAGCCGCTGCTGTTCACCGCGATGTTCGCCTACATCTTCGGCGGCGCGATCTCGGGCAGCGTCAAGGACTACCTGCCGCTGATCATCCCCGGCATCCTCGCCCAGACCGCGCTCACCACCTGCATGGCGATGGGCACCCAGCTGCGCGAGGACATGGACAAGGGCGTCTTCGACCGGTTCCGGTCGCTGCCGATCGCCCGGATCGCGCCGCTGGCCGGCCCCGCGCTGGCCGACGTCATCCGCTACATGATCGCCGCGACCCTGACCATCCTGGTCGGCATCGCGATGGGCTTCCGGCCCGGCGGCGGCTTCCTCGGCACCCTGGGCGGCTGGCTGCTCACGATCGTCGCGGCCTGGTCGCTGGCCTGGATCTTCACCTGGCTCGGCACCGTGGCCCGCTCCGCCCAGGCGGTGCAGGGCATCTCGATGATGATCATGTTCCCGCTGACCTTCCTGTCCAACGCCTTCGTCCCGGCCGAGTCGCTGCCGGGCTGGCTGGAGGCGTTCGTCAAGGTCAACCCGGTCTCGCACGTGGTCACCGCGTGCCGTGACCTGATCAACGAGGGCCAGGTCACCGCCGAGGTCGGCTGGGCGCTGCTCGGCTGCGCCGTGGTGGTCGCGATCTTCGCGCCGCTGGCGGTGCGGTCCTACTCGCGCAAGATCTGA
- a CDS encoding ATP-binding cassette domain-containing protein gives MNDNLHPPAPRGDLAVDATGLVKTFGDFRAVDGVDLQVARGEVFGVLGPNGAGKTTMLSMLATLLPIDSGRASIFGVDVAGQPHRIRQLLGVTGQYASVDENLTATENLVLFARLLGHRPPAARTIAADLLERFGLTEAATRQIKNFSGGMRRRLDLAASLISRPPLIFLDEPTTGLDPRTRGQMWDTIRELVAQGSTILLTTQYLDEADQLADRIAVIDAGRKVAEGTPEQLKAGVGSSTLHLRLTDRTQTAAAAAVVERALGEAPVLTPEAGGLNVPLANADGAGDVLIALRQAELSITTATVRQPTLDEVFLALTGHHSESTEHEHENEEVA, from the coding sequence ATGAACGACAACCTCCACCCCCCGGCGCCCCGCGGTGACCTCGCGGTCGACGCGACGGGCCTGGTCAAGACCTTCGGCGACTTCCGCGCCGTCGACGGCGTCGACCTCCAGGTCGCGCGCGGCGAGGTCTTCGGTGTGCTCGGACCCAACGGCGCCGGCAAGACCACCATGCTCTCCATGCTCGCGACCCTGCTGCCGATCGACAGCGGGCGCGCGTCCATCTTCGGCGTCGACGTCGCCGGCCAGCCGCACCGGATCCGGCAGCTGCTCGGGGTCACCGGCCAGTACGCCTCGGTCGACGAGAACCTCACCGCGACCGAGAACCTCGTGCTGTTCGCCCGGCTGCTGGGCCACCGCCCGCCGGCCGCGCGCACGATCGCGGCCGACCTGCTGGAGCGCTTCGGGCTGACCGAGGCCGCGACCCGGCAGATCAAGAACTTCTCCGGCGGCATGAGACGCCGGCTCGACCTCGCCGCGTCGCTGATCTCGCGCCCGCCGCTGATCTTCCTCGACGAGCCGACCACGGGTCTCGACCCGCGCACCCGCGGCCAGATGTGGGACACCATCCGCGAGCTGGTCGCGCAGGGCTCCACGATCCTGCTCACCACCCAGTACCTCGACGAGGCCGACCAGCTGGCCGACCGGATCGCCGTCATCGACGCCGGCCGCAAGGTCGCCGAGGGCACGCCGGAGCAGCTCAAGGCCGGCGTCGGCTCCTCGACCCTGCACCTGCGGCTCACCGACCGGACCCAGACCGCCGCCGCGGCCGCGGTCGTCGAGCGTGCGCTCGGCGAGGCGCCGGTGCTCACCCCGGAGGCCGGCGGGCTCAACGTCCCGCTCGCCAACGCCGACGGGGCCGGCGACGTGCTCATCGCGCTGCGCCAGGCCGAGCTGTCCATCACCACCGCGACCGTGCGCCAGCCCACGCTGGACGAGGTCTTCCTCGCCCTGACCGGGCACCACAGCGAGTCCACCGAGCACGAGCACGAGAACGAGGAGGTGGCCTGA